From the Streptomyces pluripotens genome, one window contains:
- a CDS encoding VWA domain-containing protein, producing the protein MTVPSPVDAHDPIQERLRRWRLVLGGDRADGTGYALSGRDAAMDGTLAALYGKGDRPQPGRGRTAGLGASAPAMARWLGDIRTYFPSSVVQVMQRDAIDRLGLSSLLLEPEMLEAVEPDVHLVGTLLSLSKAMPETTKETARAVVHKVVEDLEKRLAARTRATLTGALDRSARVSRPRPHDVDWNRTIVANLKHYLPEYRTVVPERLIGYGRAARSVRKEVVLCVDQSGSMAASVVYASVFGAVLASLRSISTRLVVFDTTVVDLTDQLDDPVDVLFGTQLGGGTDINRALAYCQSRITRPAETVVVLISDLYEGGIRAEMLGRVAAMKASGVQFVTLLALSDEGAPAYDREHAAALAALGAPAFACTPDLFPAVMAAALEKRPLPVPEPV; encoded by the coding sequence ATGACCGTGCCGTCGCCGGTGGACGCGCACGACCCGATCCAGGAGCGGCTGCGCCGCTGGCGGCTGGTGCTGGGCGGTGATCGGGCCGACGGCACGGGATACGCGCTGTCCGGTCGGGACGCGGCGATGGACGGCACATTGGCCGCGCTCTACGGAAAGGGGGACCGACCACAGCCGGGCCGGGGCCGCACGGCGGGGCTAGGGGCCTCGGCGCCGGCCATGGCGCGCTGGCTCGGCGACATCCGCACGTACTTCCCGTCCTCCGTGGTCCAGGTCATGCAGCGCGACGCCATCGACCGGCTCGGGCTCTCCTCTCTACTGCTGGAGCCGGAGATGCTGGAGGCGGTGGAGCCCGACGTGCATCTGGTCGGCACGCTGCTCTCGCTCAGCAAGGCGATGCCGGAGACGACCAAGGAAACGGCACGCGCGGTCGTACACAAGGTGGTCGAGGACCTGGAGAAGCGGCTCGCTGCCCGTACCCGGGCCACGCTCACCGGTGCCCTGGACCGCAGCGCACGTGTGAGCCGCCCCCGCCCTCACGATGTCGACTGGAACCGCACCATCGTGGCCAACCTGAAGCACTACCTGCCCGAGTACCGCACGGTCGTGCCGGAGCGGCTGATCGGCTACGGGCGCGCCGCGCGGTCGGTGAGGAAGGAGGTCGTGCTCTGCGTCGACCAGTCCGGTTCGATGGCCGCGTCCGTGGTCTACGCGTCCGTGTTCGGCGCGGTCCTGGCTTCCCTGCGCTCGATCAGCACCCGCCTGGTCGTCTTCGACACGACGGTGGTCGACCTCACCGACCAGTTGGACGACCCGGTCGACGTCCTCTTCGGCACCCAGCTCGGGGGCGGCACGGACATCAACCGGGCGCTCGCCTACTGCCAGTCCCGGATCACCCGACCTGCGGAGACCGTGGTGGTATTGATCAGCGACCTCTACGAGGGCGGCATCCGTGCCGAGATGCTGGGGCGGGTCGCCGCGATGAAGGCGTCCGGGGTGCAGTTCGTGACGCTGCTTGCGCTGTCGGACGAGGGAGCCCCCGCGTACGACCGGGAGCACGCGGCGGCGCTCGCCGCGCTCGGCGCACCCGCCTTCGCCTGTACGCCCGATCTGTTTCCCGCGGTGATGGCAGCGGCGCTGGAGAAGCGCCCGTTGCCGGTGCCGGAGCCCGTGTGA
- a CDS encoding DUF5682 family protein, with amino-acid sequence MTDSGRSAAGGSEPLLLGVRHHGPGSARAVRAALQAARPCAVLIEGPPEADALIPLAADPGLRPPVALLAHAVGEQGRSAFWPFAEFSPEWVALSWALEEGVPARFIDLPAAHTLAWEEKDDVPAGAGQDTGPGSGTPGGPPAGATLEAGDRVRVDPLAALAGVAGYDDPERWWEDVVEHRGPAGRDPFAPFAALAEAMGALRERYDTGARSRDAVREAHMRLRLRAARKEFGDTVAVVCGAWHVPALREERSVTADRALLKGLARIRADLTWVPWTYRRLARAGGYGAGIDSPGWYGHLFHAPDRPVERWLTTVAGLLRQEDRVVSPAHVIEAVRLAETLAALRGRPLPGLGETTDAVRAVMCEGSDVPLALVHDRLVVGDVLGEVPESAPAVPLQRDLARQQRSLRLKPEARERELELDLRRDTDSGRSRLLHRLRLLGVGWGEPAASRGSAGTFRETWRLCWEPELSVRVAEAGGWGTTVLAAARAKAEADATAARALADVTALAEQCLLAGLADALPVVMRVLADRAALDTDVGHLAQALPALVRSLRYGDVRGTDTSALTGVAVGLAERIFVGLPPACSALDPDAADEMRGHVDAVHTAVELLGEVLAGAPGAQDATSAPVVADAAGGEGGAEGGAGAVEVAAGRTTGTPNTPAEQAGSVLAGPRATGHGDLRGRWCAVLRSLFLRDSTPGVIRGRAVRLLLDRAALEPEEAARLMGLALSPGTSPVDAAAWIEGFVGGGGGLLLVHDERLLGLVDTWLTEVPAEAFADVLPLLRRTFAAYEPGVRRTLGELARRGPGERARLVERQAGPPGFAAEPDTGRADAVLPVLRLLLGLEGEHDTTDDDSLLEVGA; translated from the coding sequence ATGACCGACTCCGGCCGGAGCGCGGCCGGCGGCTCCGAGCCACTGCTGCTCGGTGTGCGCCACCACGGGCCCGGCTCCGCACGCGCGGTGCGGGCCGCGCTGCAGGCCGCCCGTCCGTGTGCCGTCCTGATCGAGGGCCCGCCCGAGGCCGACGCGCTGATCCCGCTGGCCGCCGACCCTGGCCTGCGGCCTCCGGTCGCCCTGCTCGCCCACGCCGTGGGCGAGCAGGGCCGCTCGGCCTTCTGGCCCTTCGCCGAGTTCAGCCCCGAATGGGTGGCGCTCAGCTGGGCCCTGGAGGAAGGCGTCCCGGCCCGCTTCATCGACCTGCCGGCCGCGCACACACTCGCCTGGGAGGAGAAGGACGACGTTCCCGCCGGGGCCGGGCAGGACACCGGGCCCGGGTCCGGGACGCCCGGCGGGCCCCCCGCCGGGGCCACCCTGGAAGCCGGCGACCGGGTCCGCGTCGATCCCCTGGCCGCACTCGCCGGGGTCGCCGGGTACGACGATCCCGAGCGGTGGTGGGAGGACGTCGTGGAGCACCGGGGCCCGGCCGGGCGGGACCCCTTCGCTCCGTTCGCCGCACTGGCGGAGGCCATGGGAGCACTGCGCGAGCGGTACGACACCGGTGCCCGCTCCCGGGACGCCGTCCGGGAGGCGCACATGCGGCTCCGACTGCGCGCCGCGCGCAAGGAGTTCGGGGACACGGTGGCCGTGGTGTGCGGGGCCTGGCACGTGCCCGCACTGCGCGAGGAGAGGTCCGTCACCGCGGACCGGGCGCTGCTCAAGGGGCTGGCCAGGATCCGGGCGGACCTGACCTGGGTGCCATGGACGTACCGCAGGCTGGCCCGGGCCGGCGGGTACGGCGCGGGCATCGACTCGCCCGGCTGGTACGGGCATCTGTTCCACGCCCCTGACCGCCCCGTGGAGCGGTGGCTGACCACGGTGGCCGGACTGCTGCGCCAGGAGGACCGGGTCGTCTCCCCCGCGCACGTGATCGAGGCCGTACGGCTTGCGGAGACCCTGGCGGCGCTGCGCGGCCGTCCGCTGCCCGGGCTCGGCGAGACCACCGACGCGGTGCGCGCGGTCATGTGCGAGGGCTCGGACGTGCCGCTCGCGCTGGTGCACGACCGGCTGGTGGTCGGGGACGTCCTGGGCGAGGTCCCCGAGTCGGCCCCAGCGGTACCGCTGCAGCGTGACCTGGCCCGGCAGCAGCGCTCGCTGCGGCTCAAGCCCGAGGCACGAGAGCGCGAGCTTGAGCTGGATCTGCGCCGGGACACCGACTCCGGCCGTAGCAGGCTGCTGCACCGGCTGCGTCTGCTCGGCGTCGGCTGGGGCGAACCCGCCGCGTCGCGGGGAAGTGCGGGCACCTTCCGGGAGACCTGGCGGCTGTGCTGGGAGCCGGAACTGTCGGTGCGGGTCGCCGAAGCAGGCGGGTGGGGGACGACCGTCCTCGCTGCCGCCCGGGCCAAGGCCGAGGCGGACGCGACCGCTGCGCGTGCTCTGGCCGACGTCACCGCGCTGGCCGAGCAGTGCCTGCTGGCCGGACTGGCGGACGCGCTGCCCGTGGTCATGCGGGTGCTCGCCGACCGGGCGGCCCTCGACACGGACGTCGGCCACCTTGCACAGGCTCTGCCCGCCCTGGTCCGCTCGCTGCGCTACGGCGATGTGCGCGGCACCGATACCAGCGCGCTGACCGGGGTCGCCGTGGGTCTCGCGGAGCGGATCTTCGTGGGTCTCCCCCCGGCCTGCTCCGCGCTCGACCCGGACGCGGCGGACGAGATGCGCGGCCACGTGGACGCGGTGCACACGGCCGTGGAACTGCTGGGGGAAGTCCTGGCCGGCGCTCCCGGCGCGCAGGATGCGACCAGTGCCCCTGTCGTGGCTGATGCCGCAGGTGGTGAAGGAGGAGCTGAAGGAGGTGCGGGGGCCGTGGAGGTTGCCGCCGGGCGGACCACCGGTACCCCCAACACCCCAGCGGAGCAGGCGGGTTCGGTCCTCGCCGGGCCCCGGGCCACCGGCCACGGTGACCTGCGTGGTCGCTGGTGTGCCGTGTTGCGGAGCCTGTTCCTGCGGGACAGTACGCCCGGTGTCATCCGGGGCCGGGCCGTGCGGCTGTTGTTGGACAGGGCCGCGCTGGAGCCCGAAGAGGCGGCAAGGCTGATGGGGCTCGCGCTCTCCCCGGGCACTTCGCCCGTAGACGCCGCCGCCTGGATCGAGGGTTTCGTCGGCGGCGGGGGCGGTCTGCTCCTGGTGCACGACGAGCGGCTGCTGGGCCTGGTCGACACCTGGCTGACCGAGGTACCGGCGGAGGCATTCGCGGACGTGCTGCCGTTGTTGCGGCGCACGTTCGCGGCATATGAGCCGGGCGTGCGCAGAACCCTGGGCGAACTGGCCCGGCGGGGACCGGGGGAGCGGGCGCGACTGGTGGAGCGGCAGGCCGGGCCCCCCGGCTTCGCCGCCGAACCGGACACCGGGCGCGCCGATGCCGTGCTGCCCGTGCTGCGACTGCTGCTCGGTTTGGAAGGCGAACACGACACGACCGATGACGACAGCCTCTTGGAGGTGGGCGCATGA
- a CDS encoding DUF6350 family protein yields MASVIRMTARRPLSSPLLARLRDRSPGLAASLLSGAVAAGLGLGSLAVLVLGMWVSSPYPDSGPGGALHVAAALWLLAHGVELVRTDTLSGAPLPVGVTPLLLLALPLWLLYRAARDASDVSADPDGPPPVPVRTAWTGVVLGYLGVGVATALYCSGSELRPSWGWVTACLPLVAVGAAGVGAWSAHGRPRAPVLSALVVLPGPVRRLVLGVDARARLGAAVRAAGAATAVLFGGGALLLGVSLVWHGGAVRASFLQLTEGWAGRFAVLLLGLALIPNAAVWAASYALGPGFALGTGHVVHPLASDPAPMLPPFPLLAAVPDAGAGTVPDWAAALVPVAAGITAGWFVARAAVNRAEPREASRAPWSAGRTTGVVLLTATVCAAGLALLAELAGGPLGVAALARFGPVWWQTGGAAGIWTAVLGIPVALGVRSWRLRGYRARRGGIPAPGAAAGHAVGTDSATTPGKGEGTSESESESEAKLKLKSKVKWKLQVRSAKSKARANPKAAAGVNAGGAGTAEETARPTEPAGAKPAMSARVGTVRGTSGAVEDELYDFVPADDPFTPDWHDDLARASRWAALRDAAAPRDGTAGPQAGQGSSTDELRPDPAATRGAPTESCPRPDETWTDTAEP; encoded by the coding sequence ATGGCCTCCGTGATCCGGATGACCGCTCGCCGACCGTTGTCGTCGCCTCTGCTCGCCCGGCTCCGCGACCGTTCGCCTGGGCTGGCCGCGAGCCTCCTCTCAGGTGCGGTCGCGGCCGGCCTCGGGCTCGGTTCGCTCGCCGTGCTCGTCCTGGGGATGTGGGTCAGCTCGCCCTACCCCGACAGCGGACCGGGCGGAGCACTGCACGTCGCCGCCGCACTGTGGCTGCTGGCGCACGGGGTGGAACTGGTCCGCACCGACACCCTCTCCGGCGCGCCCCTGCCGGTGGGGGTGACACCGCTGCTGCTGCTCGCGCTGCCCCTGTGGTTGCTGTACCGGGCGGCGCGGGACGCGTCGGACGTGTCCGCCGACCCCGATGGCCCCCCGCCGGTGCCGGTGCGCACGGCGTGGACGGGTGTGGTCCTCGGCTACCTCGGTGTCGGTGTCGCCACCGCGCTCTACTGCTCCGGCAGCGAACTGCGTCCTTCCTGGGGATGGGTGACGGCATGTCTGCCGCTGGTCGCGGTGGGTGCGGCGGGAGTGGGGGCATGGTCGGCGCACGGCCGTCCTCGTGCGCCTGTGCTGAGCGCGCTGGTGGTACTACCCGGGCCGGTACGGAGGCTGGTGCTGGGAGTGGATGCGCGGGCGCGGCTGGGTGCGGCCGTTCGGGCCGCCGGGGCGGCGACGGCGGTACTGTTCGGCGGTGGGGCCCTGCTGCTCGGCGTGTCGCTGGTGTGGCACGGAGGGGCCGTGCGGGCGTCCTTCCTCCAACTGACCGAGGGCTGGGCGGGACGCTTCGCCGTACTGCTGCTCGGCCTCGCGCTCATCCCCAACGCGGCGGTGTGGGCCGCCTCCTACGCCCTCGGACCCGGTTTCGCCCTGGGCACCGGGCACGTCGTGCACCCGCTCGCCTCCGACCCGGCCCCGATGCTTCCGCCGTTCCCGCTGTTGGCCGCGGTGCCGGACGCCGGCGCCGGGACAGTTCCGGACTGGGCGGCGGCACTGGTGCCTGTGGCGGCCGGGATCACCGCCGGCTGGTTCGTGGCGAGGGCGGCCGTGAACCGGGCGGAGCCCCGGGAGGCTTCGCGGGCCCCTTGGTCAGCCGGCCGCACCACCGGGGTGGTCCTACTGACCGCGACGGTCTGCGCGGCAGGCCTCGCGCTGCTCGCCGAGCTGGCGGGCGGCCCGCTGGGCGTGGCCGCACTGGCCCGCTTCGGGCCGGTGTGGTGGCAGACCGGGGGAGCGGCCGGGATCTGGACGGCGGTGCTCGGGATTCCGGTCGCACTGGGCGTACGGTCCTGGCGGCTGCGGGGGTACCGGGCCCGGCGCGGCGGGATCCCGGCGCCGGGAGCCGCGGCGGGCCACGCGGTGGGCACGGACTCCGCGACGACGCCAGGGAAGGGGGAGGGCACCTCGGAGTCGGAGTCGGAGTCGGAGGCGAAGCTGAAACTGAAGTCGAAGGTGAAGTGGAAGTTGCAGGTCAGGTCGGCCAAGTCGAAGGCCAGGGCGAACCCGAAGGCGGCGGCCGGGGTGAACGCCGGAGGTGCCGGCACAGCCGAGGAGACCGCCAGGCCAACCGAGCCGGCTGGGGCGAAGCCGGCCATGTCCGCCCGGGTCGGGACCGTGCGCGGCACGAGCGGTGCCGTCGAGGACGAGCTGTACGACTTCGTTCCCGCTGACGACCCGTTCACCCCGGACTGGCACGATGACCTCGCGCGCGCATCTCGCTGGGCGGCCCTGCGGGACGCCGCCGCCCCGCGCGACGGCACTGCCGGGCCCCAGGCCGGGCAGGGGTCGAGCACGGACGAGCTTCGTCCGGACCCCGCTGCCACCCGGGGTGCGCCCACCGAGTCCTGTCCCCGGCCCGACGAGACCTGGACGGACACGGCTGAACCCTGA
- the sucC gene encoding ADP-forming succinate--CoA ligase subunit beta, translating into MDLFEYQARDLFAKHDVPVLAGEVIDTPEAAREITERLGGKSVVKAQVKVGGRGKAGGVKLAASADEAVARATDILGMDIKGHTVHKVMIAETAPEIVEEYYVSFLLDRANRTFLSIASVEGGVEIEEVAATRPEAVAKTPIDPIDGVDEAKAREIVEAAKFPAEVADKIVNVLVRLWDTFIKEDALLVEVNPLAKVASGDVIALDGKVSLDDNAEFRHPDFEELHDKAAANPLEAAAKEKNLNYVKLDGQVGIIGNGAGLVMSTLDVVAYAGEKHGGVKPANFLDIGGGASAQVMANGLEIILGDPDVKSVFVNVFGGITACDEVANGIVQALKLLEDRGEEVTKPLVVRLDGNNAELGRKILTDANHPLVQRVDTMDGAADKAAELAAAK; encoded by the coding sequence GTGGACCTGTTCGAGTACCAGGCGAGGGACCTCTTCGCCAAGCACGATGTACCGGTGCTGGCCGGTGAAGTCATCGACACGCCTGAGGCGGCGCGCGAGATCACCGAGCGTCTCGGCGGCAAGTCCGTCGTCAAGGCGCAGGTGAAGGTCGGTGGTCGTGGTAAGGCCGGCGGCGTCAAGCTGGCCGCCTCCGCGGACGAGGCAGTCGCCCGGGCGACGGACATCCTCGGCATGGACATCAAGGGCCACACGGTCCACAAGGTCATGATTGCCGAGACCGCTCCGGAGATCGTCGAGGAGTACTACGTCTCCTTCCTCCTCGACCGTGCCAACCGCACCTTCCTCTCCATCGCCTCCGTTGAGGGCGGCGTGGAGATCGAGGAGGTCGCGGCCACCCGCCCGGAGGCCGTTGCCAAGACCCCGATCGACCCGATCGACGGTGTGGACGAGGCGAAGGCCCGCGAGATCGTCGAGGCCGCCAAGTTCCCGGCCGAGGTCGCGGACAAGATCGTCAACGTTCTGGTCAGGCTGTGGGACACCTTCATCAAGGAGGACGCCCTCCTGGTCGAGGTCAACCCGCTGGCCAAGGTCGCCTCCGGTGACGTCATCGCCCTCGACGGCAAGGTGTCCCTGGACGACAACGCCGAATTCCGTCACCCGGACTTCGAGGAGCTTCACGACAAGGCCGCTGCCAACCCGCTGGAGGCGGCTGCCAAGGAGAAGAACCTCAACTACGTCAAGCTCGACGGCCAGGTCGGCATCATCGGCAACGGCGCCGGCCTCGTCATGAGCACCCTGGACGTCGTCGCGTACGCCGGTGAGAAGCACGGTGGCGTCAAGCCCGCCAACTTCCTGGACATCGGTGGTGGCGCCTCCGCCCAGGTGATGGCGAACGGCCTGGAGATCATCCTGGGCGACCCGGACGTCAAGTCCGTCTTCGTGAACGTCTTCGGTGGCATCACCGCCTGTGACGAGGTCGCCAACGGCATCGTGCAGGCCCTGAAGCTGCTGGAGGACCGCGGCGAGGAAGTCACCAAGCCGCTCGTCGTCCGTCTCGACGGCAACAACGCCGAGCTGGGCCGCAAGATCCTCACCGACGCCAACCACCCGCTGGTGCAGCGCGTCGACACCATGGACGGCGCGGCCGACAAGGCCGCCGAGCTGGCCGCCGCCAAGTAA
- a CDS encoding helix-turn-helix domain-containing protein yields MTTQTTASPLPPPKERRRLRESVSLTQTQLAARLGVSRATVRAWESGRRAPNGGEGEAYTRLLTRLAEPTGAQGTKTAATEKTGSHLAEKTGAAATQTSSGTVSSGGGAPGPESRPHVPDALEPPEPTQAFDALYAFCAPALVRQAYLLTGRRELAREAVEQAFQLAWQHWPEVARDRDPGGWVRSTAYDCALSPWHRFRPRYRHPEPPPADPADRDLLNALLRLPTSYRRTVVLYDGVGLDLPETAAETEATTPAAANRLTHAREALAARIPELADPAELHRRLLELASAERLRAAKPMTVRTVGERRNVFWTRAAITFTVTIIGATTLTLRTAPTHYEAPVAPAQAVRGVPRPAALGPLSEEERALRAKLRAETANGPERLVPQAR; encoded by the coding sequence GTGACGACGCAGACCACTGCCAGCCCGCTGCCACCGCCGAAGGAACGCCGACGCCTGCGCGAGTCCGTTTCGCTGACGCAGACTCAGCTTGCGGCACGGCTCGGCGTCAGCCGCGCCACGGTGCGTGCCTGGGAGTCCGGCCGCCGTGCCCCGAACGGCGGCGAGGGCGAGGCGTACACCAGGCTGCTGACCCGCCTTGCCGAACCGACGGGCGCTCAGGGGACCAAGACTGCCGCCACGGAGAAGACCGGGTCTCACCTGGCGGAGAAGACCGGGGCCGCGGCCACACAGACGTCCTCTGGGACGGTGAGCTCCGGGGGAGGAGCCCCCGGACCCGAGTCCCGGCCGCACGTGCCGGACGCGCTTGAGCCGCCGGAGCCCACTCAGGCCTTCGACGCCCTGTACGCGTTCTGCGCCCCGGCGCTGGTGCGTCAGGCCTACCTGCTCACCGGACGCCGGGAGCTGGCCCGCGAGGCCGTGGAGCAGGCCTTCCAACTCGCCTGGCAGCACTGGCCGGAGGTGGCCCGGGACCGGGATCCCGGCGGATGGGTACGGTCCACGGCGTACGACTGTGCGCTCTCCCCGTGGCATCGATTCCGTCCCCGCTACCGACACCCGGAGCCCCCACCCGCGGACCCGGCCGACCGCGATCTACTGAACGCCCTGCTCAGGCTACCGACGTCGTACCGACGCACGGTCGTCCTCTACGACGGCGTGGGCCTCGACCTGCCGGAGACAGCGGCGGAGACGGAGGCCACCACACCGGCCGCCGCCAACCGGCTGACCCACGCCCGCGAGGCGCTGGCCGCGCGGATTCCGGAACTGGCCGATCCTGCCGAACTCCATCGCCGCCTTCTCGAACTGGCCTCGGCCGAGCGTCTGCGCGCGGCCAAGCCGATGACGGTACGGACGGTCGGCGAACGCCGGAACGTGTTCTGGACGCGGGCCGCCATCACCTTCACGGTGACGATCATCGGTGCCACGACGCTCACCCTGCGGACGGCACCGACGCACTACGAAGCACCGGTCGCGCCCGCACAGGCAGTACGGGGGGTTCCACGGCCGGCGGCGCTGGGGCCCCTCTCCGAGGAAGAACGGGCGTTGCGCGCGAAGCTGCGCGCAGAGACGGCGAACGGCCCGGAGCGTCTGGTTCCGCAGGCACGGTGA
- the sucD gene encoding succinate--CoA ligase subunit alpha — protein MAIWLNKDSKVIVQGMTGSTGMKHTKLMLGDGTHVVGGVNPRKAGTTVDFDGTEVPVFGTVKEAVDKTGADVSVIFVPEKFTKDAVVEAIDAEIPLAVVITEGIAVHDTAAFWAYAGKKGNKTRIIGPNCPGIITPGQSNVGIIPGDITKPGRIGLVSKSGTLTYQMMYELRDIGFSTAVGIGGDPIIGTTHIDALAAFQNDPETDLIVMIGEIGGDAEERAAAFIKENVTKPVVGYVAGFTAPEGKTMGHAGAIVSGSSGTAQAKKEALEAAGVKVGKTPTETAKLAREILSA, from the coding sequence ATGGCTATCTGGCTCAACAAGGACAGCAAGGTCATCGTCCAGGGCATGACCGGTTCCACCGGCATGAAGCACACCAAGCTCATGCTCGGTGACGGCACCCACGTCGTGGGCGGCGTGAACCCGCGCAAGGCGGGCACCACCGTGGACTTCGACGGCACCGAGGTACCCGTCTTCGGCACCGTCAAGGAGGCCGTCGACAAGACCGGTGCCGACGTCTCCGTCATCTTCGTGCCGGAGAAGTTCACCAAGGACGCGGTCGTCGAGGCCATCGACGCCGAGATCCCGCTGGCCGTCGTGATCACCGAGGGCATCGCCGTGCACGACACGGCGGCCTTCTGGGCGTACGCCGGCAAGAAGGGCAACAAGACCCGCATCATCGGTCCGAACTGCCCCGGCATCATCACCCCGGGTCAGTCGAACGTCGGCATCATCCCGGGCGACATCACCAAGCCGGGCCGCATCGGCCTGGTGTCGAAGTCCGGCACGCTGACGTACCAGATGATGTACGAGCTGCGGGACATCGGCTTCTCGACCGCCGTTGGCATCGGCGGTGACCCGATCATCGGCACCACGCACATCGACGCCCTCGCCGCGTTCCAGAACGACCCGGAGACCGACCTCATCGTGATGATCGGTGAGATCGGCGGCGACGCGGAGGAGCGTGCCGCGGCCTTCATCAAGGAGAACGTGACCAAGCCGGTGGTCGGCTACGTCGCGGGCTTCACCGCGCCCGAGGGCAAGACCATGGGCCACGCGGGCGCCATCGTCTCCGGCTCCTCCGGTACCGCACAGGCCAAGAAGGAAGCCCTGGAGGCCGCGGGCGTCAAGGTCGGCAAGACCCCCACCGAGACGGCGAAGCTCGCGCGCGAGATCCTGAGCGCCTGA